In the Candidatus Saccharibacteria bacterium oral taxon 488 genome, one interval contains:
- a CDS encoding NUDIX domain-containing protein, with product MDKQSSAAYMQHIRDLTADYPRFEDGRVNYTDERVCFVLNCVVVSGDQVLLTKRSAEVIAYPELINGISGFIDNPNLSIEDIAYGELAEEIGISKQHIINMKLSQPFVQIDQQLDREWHVVAILVELASTVTPRLNWENKSATWFNLEEVPKMKLMPGFAETVEAALAMRHL from the coding sequence ATGGATAAGCAATCGTCTGCCGCCTACATGCAACACATTCGCGACCTTACGGCTGATTATCCACGTTTTGAAGATGGGCGGGTTAACTATACTGATGAACGTGTGTGTTTTGTGTTAAACTGTGTTGTTGTCTCGGGCGATCAAGTCCTCCTGACTAAACGCAGCGCTGAGGTTATCGCCTATCCGGAGCTGATTAACGGCATATCCGGTTTTATCGACAACCCTAACCTTAGCATCGAAGACATCGCGTATGGTGAACTAGCCGAAGAGATCGGCATTTCAAAGCAACATATTATCAATATGAAGCTCAGCCAGCCATTTGTACAGATTGACCAGCAACTAGATCGTGAATGGCACGTTGTTGCTATCCTCGTTGAACTGGCAAGTACCGTTACGCCCCGGCTTAATTGGGAAAATAAATCCGCTACCTGGTTTAATCTCGAAGAAGTTCCCAAGATGAAGCTCATGCCGGGTTTTGCCGAAACGGTGGAAGCAGCGTTAGCAATGCGCCACCTATAG
- a CDS encoding DNA alkylation repair protein — MLHNLTRQLETLAQDNESYAAFNKRIVNTKMPVIGVRVPDLRRLARRLAPDMSAAGISKLLTAKNKSFDYMLLCGLLITHARLDDRAAIDLAKHYLPLVDSWAHIDIFVEKKRRFAGELWWYFALECLQSEAEFTVRYGVISLMTNFLDEAHIDQVFAVLRNVKHDGYYAKMSLAWLYATAAVHFFELTLAELENEHIDAWTRNKAYQKMRESRRFTPKEQRIIRQQKGGRQ, encoded by the coding sequence ATGCTTCACAACCTCACGCGCCAACTCGAAACGCTTGCCCAAGACAACGAATCCTACGCCGCCTTTAATAAGCGCATCGTCAATACCAAGATGCCGGTCATCGGCGTACGCGTGCCGGATTTGCGGCGGTTGGCAAGGAGGTTGGCGCCTGACATGAGCGCAGCAGGCATTAGCAAATTACTAACGGCCAAGAACAAATCATTTGACTACATGCTGCTGTGTGGGCTGCTGATCACGCACGCTCGGCTTGATGATCGGGCGGCGATTGACTTAGCTAAGCACTACCTGCCACTTGTTGACTCGTGGGCGCATATTGATATATTTGTCGAGAAAAAGCGGCGCTTTGCCGGCGAGCTGTGGTGGTATTTTGCACTAGAATGCCTACAAAGCGAAGCTGAATTTACAGTGCGCTACGGCGTAATTTCTTTGATGACTAATTTCCTAGACGAAGCACACATCGATCAGGTTTTCGCAGTGCTGCGAAACGTTAAACACGACGGCTATTATGCCAAAATGTCGCTGGCCTGGCTGTATGCGACGGCGGCGGTACACTTTTTTGAGCTGACGCTGGCTGAATTAGAAAACGAGCATATCGACGCCTGGACGCGCAACAAAGCTTACCAAAAAATGCGCGAATCACGGCGATTCACACCCAAAGAGCAACGTATCATTAGGCAACAAAAAGGAGGACGCCAATGA